The Streptomyces sp. NBC_00659 genomic interval GTACCGGTTGCTCGGCAGGTCCGGGAACAGGTGGTGCTCGATCTGGTGCGACAGGTTGCCGGTCATGAAGTGCATGGCCCTGCTGCCGCTGATGTTCGCCGAGCCCATCATCTGGCGCAGGTACCACCGGCCGCGCGTCTCGCCCCTGATCGACCGGCGCTCGAAGACCTGTACGCCCTCGGGGAAGTGCCCGCACATGATCACCGAGTGGGTCCAGATGTTGCGGACCAGGTTCGCGGTGAACGTGGCGGCGAGCGTGGGGAGGAACGACGGGCCCGACAGCAGCGGGTGGATCACGTAGTCCTTGAGCACCTGCTTGCGGATCTTGCGGCCCACGGCCTTGGCCCGCGCGCGGAACTCCGGGCTCTTGCGGCGGCGCTTGTGCAGGTTCTTGCCGAGCTCCAGGTCGTACGCTGCGATGCCGTACTCGAAGAAGCAGGCGTTGATGAAGTTCCACAGCGGCTGGCCGAGGTGGAACGGGTGCCACCTCTGGTCCTCGTCGACGCGCATGATGCCGTAGCCGAGGTCGTTGTCCTTGCCGATCACGTTGGTGTACGTGTGGTGCAGCTCGTTGTGCGAGTGCTTCCACTGCTCGGACGGCGAGACGTGATCCCACTCCCAGGTGGTGGAGTGAATCTTCGGGTCCCGCATCCAGTCCCACTGGCCGTGCAGGACGTTGTGGCCGATCTCCATGTTGTCCATGATCTTCGCCACGGACAGCCCGGCGGTGCCGAGCAGCCACGCGGGCGGGAAGATCGAGAACAGCAGCACGCCCCTGCTGACCAGCTCGAGCCTGCGCTGCGCCGAGATGACCTTACGGATGTAGGCGGCGTCCTTCTCGCCGCGGCCGGCGATCACCTCGTCGCGGATCGCGTCCAGCTCGCGGCCCAGCTCCTCGATCTGCTCCGCGGTCAGGTGGGCGGTGGGGTCGATGGCGGTCAAGGTGCTCCTACCGTTCGATGTCGCAGGGGCCCGCCGCGGCGGACACGCAGGTCTGGATGAGGACGCCCGGCTCGGCCTCGGTGATCTCGCCGGTGCGCAGGTCGCGGACGGCGCCCGCCTTGAGCGGCGTGACGCAGCCGAAGCAGATGCCCATGCGGCACCCGGAGGGCATGAGCACGCCGGCCTCCTCGCCGATGTCCAGCAACGGCGTGGCGCCGTCCGCGTCGACGGTCCTGCCGGTGGCGCTGAACGTGACCTCGCCGCCGTCGCCGGCGACGACGATGCCGGGGCGGAAACGTTCGGTGTGCAGGCGCTCCTGGACGCCGTGCTCGCTCCAGTGCTCTTCGGCGGCGTCGAGCAGGCCCGCGGGCCCGCAGGCCCAGGTCTCGCGCTCGGCCCAGTCGGGCACGAGTTCGCCGAGACGGGCGATGTCGAGCATGCCGTCCGTGTCGGTGTGCACCTCGGTGAGCCGCAGCTTCTTGTCCGCGACCAGGCCGTGCAGCTCGTCGCGGAAGATCACGTCCTGCGGCTGCGGCGCGCAGTGGACCATGACGACGTCGTCGAACTCGATATCGCGCAGCATGCCCATCACGGGCGTGATGCCGCTGCCGGCCGTCAGGTAGAGCACCTTGGCGGGCTTGGCCTGCGGCAGCACGAAGTCACCGGTCGGCTGGTCGAGCTGGATCAGCGTGCCCGGTTTCGCCCTGCGGACCAGGTGGTTGCTGACCTTGCCGTCCGGGATCGCCTTCACGGTGATCGTGACGCGGCCGTCCTGGCGGTCTGTCGGCGAGGTGATGGAGTAGGCACGCCACAGGCGCACCCCCTCGACGTCGACCCCGATCCGCACGTACTGACCGGCCGTGTGGCCGCGCCAGCCCCGTCCCGGCCTGATCACGACAGTCGCGGCGTCCCCCGTCTCGGGGTGCACGGCCTCGATGCGCCCACGCAGGTCAGCACCCGCACGCAGCGGGCTGACCAGGTCGAGGTAGTCCGACGGCAGCAGCGGCGTCGTGACCATCTCCAGCACTTTCCACGCCCTGCTGCGAAGGGCTGCACTCGTCATGACCCCAGCTTGCTGCGCCTCAAGGCGTAAAGTCCTGACCGCAGGACGTAAATCTGGTCGACTGAATTGTTCGCAGGGAACAAAACGTGAGCCATGCAATTCGGAGGGCCGGCGAACTGGCCCTGGACGAGACGACGGTCACCGCACTTCGGGCCGCGCTGAAGACCACCGCCGACGAGGTCGTCCAGGCGATCATCGACGAGGTCCCTCCCTACGCAAACGC includes:
- a CDS encoding fatty acid desaturase family protein, whose protein sequence is MTAIDPTAHLTAEQIEELGRELDAIRDEVIAGRGEKDAAYIRKVISAQRRLELVSRGVLLFSIFPPAWLLGTAGLSVAKIMDNMEIGHNVLHGQWDWMRDPKIHSTTWEWDHVSPSEQWKHSHNELHHTYTNVIGKDNDLGYGIMRVDEDQRWHPFHLGQPLWNFINACFFEYGIAAYDLELGKNLHKRRRKSPEFRARAKAVGRKIRKQVLKDYVIHPLLSGPSFLPTLAATFTANLVRNIWTHSVIMCGHFPEGVQVFERRSIRGETRGRWYLRQMMGSANISGSRAMHFMTGNLSHQIEHHLFPDLPSNRYAEVAVKVRALFEKYELEYVTGPLPKQVFSAWHKVFRLSLPNKKPKVKTPDREQELVAA
- a CDS encoding ferredoxin reductase — translated: MTSAALRSRAWKVLEMVTTPLLPSDYLDLVSPLRAGADLRGRIEAVHPETGDAATVVIRPGRGWRGHTAGQYVRIGVDVEGVRLWRAYSITSPTDRQDGRVTITVKAIPDGKVSNHLVRRAKPGTLIQLDQPTGDFVLPQAKPAKVLYLTAGSGITPVMGMLRDIEFDDVVMVHCAPQPQDVIFRDELHGLVADKKLRLTEVHTDTDGMLDIARLGELVPDWAERETWACGPAGLLDAAEEHWSEHGVQERLHTERFRPGIVVAGDGGEVTFSATGRTVDADGATPLLDIGEEAGVLMPSGCRMGICFGCVTPLKAGAVRDLRTGEITEAEPGVLIQTCVSAAAGPCDIER